One window from the genome of Oryctolagus cuniculus chromosome 1, mOryCun1.1, whole genome shotgun sequence encodes:
- the FAM111A gene encoding serine protease FAM111A isoform X2 — translation MSSRKRRSHNSPFNCKKNRKIDDYLWQVPKEQNDASVSQMKVESKKHLKDISNTTAQQFQSPKKAGGDQTTPKKKTINITLAVNRRKNKSMKYVLIHSESDSLYEALNTLEAVREEIETRKGRELLVRGTEEIEGYINLGMPLHCFPDNSHVVITFSQSKQKEDNQVFGRHDKASTDCVKFWVHAIGKKQRRLVKRGELHKEGCKLCVYAFKGETIKDALCKDSRFLSFLESDTWKLISNLDSIFESTQPVDELEGKLFQVEVEKRMGPEAATPQNSELEKRNTCVLRKEIVDQYPCLKNESEKIRENFKKKMKKRTGKTLFKLHRTNFGKLTKNSTPVTLIKRLSQLSDSVGFLFYNNNGNEGSATCFVFSGLYIFTCRHVISYIVGKGIEESKWPDILAQSVRVTFCYERSNEREENCFFIEPWFEISGVDLDYAVLKLKENGQKVPKGLYNGIAPIPLSGLIYIIGHPNGEKKSTDACTVVPQAEREKKCQEHIQARKAEVCQYSLPYIHMYTQSSFQEIAHNADVITYDTSFYFGSSGSPVFDSYGSLVAMHTAGFAYEYQHEISSIIEFGSAMKSILLDIKKNNSKWYEEVCVNQQEVEMESDEDCDE, via the coding sequence AATCTAAAAAACATCTAAAAGATATAAGCAACACCACAGCTCAACAATTCCAATCACCTAAGAAAGCTGGAGGAGACCAGACCACACCCAAAAAGAAGACCATTAACATTACCTTGGCTGTAAACCGGaggaaaaacaaaagcatgaaATACGTGCTCATACACAGTGAGAGTGATAGCTTGTATGAGGCACTCAACACTCTTGAGGCAGTCAGGGAAGAGATAGAAACTCGAAAAGGCAGAGAATTGCTGGTGCGTGGTACAGAAGAAATTGAGGGCTACATCAACCTTGGAATGCCTCTCCATTGTTTTCCTGACAACAGCCATGTGGTAATTACATTTTCCCAAAGTAAACAAAAAGAAGATAACCAAGTATTTGGCCGGCATGACAAGGCCTCTACTGACTGTGTCAAGTTTTGGGTTCATGCAATTGGGAAGAAGCAAAGAAGACTTGTTAAACGTGGAGAACTTCACAAAGAAGGCTGCAAACTCTGTGTCTATGCTTTCAAAGGAGAAACCATCAAGGACGCTCTGTGCAAAGACAGCAGATTTCTTTCCTTCCTAGAAAGTGACACTTGGAAGCTCATTAGTAATCTGGACTCCATTTTTGAAAGCACACAGCCAGTAGATGAATTAGAGGGTAAGCTCTTTCAGGTTGAGGTTGAGAAAAGAATGGGCCCTGAGGCAGCAACCCCTCAAAATTCTGagttagaaaaaagaaacacctgTGTGTTGAGAAAAGAAATTGTGGATCAGTATCCCTGtttgaaaaatgaaagtgaaaaaatcagagaaaacttcaagaaaaaaatgaaaaaaagaacagggaaaacattatttaaattgCATAGAACAAACTTTGGTAAACTGACAAAAAACTCTACTCCAGTTACATTAATCAAACGTCTTTCACAGCTCAGTGACTCCGTTGGGTTCCTATTCTATAACAACAATGGAAATGAGGGTTCTGCCACCTGCTTTGTTTTTAGCGGGCTGTATATCTTCACTTGTCGGCATGTAATCAGTTACATCGTGGGAAAAGGGATAGAGGAAAGTAAATGGCCGGACATCCTTGCTCAGAGTGTAAGGGTGacattttgttatgaaaggtccaatgagagagaagagaactGCTTTTTCATCGAGCCTTGGTTTGAAATATCTGGTGTTGATCTTGACTATGCAGTCCTGAAACTGAAGGAAAACGGACAAAAAGTACCTAAAGGACTGTATAATGGAATTGCTCCTATACCCCTTAGTGGTTTGATTTATATCATTGGCCATCCAAATGGAGAAAAAAAGTCTACTGATGCTTGTACTGTGGTCCCTCAGGCTGAACGAGAAAAGAAATGTCAGGAACATATTCAGgctaggaaagcagaagtgtgccAATACTCTCTGCCGTATATCCATATGTACACTCAGAGCAGTTTCCAGGAAATAGCTCACAATGCAGATGTCATTACCTATGATACTTCTTTTTACTTTGGGTCTTCTGGCTCCCCAGTGTTTGATTCCTATGGTTCACTGGTGGCCATGCATACTGCTGGCTTTGCTTATGAATACCAACATGAAATTTCCAGTATCATTGAGTTTGGCTCTGCTATGAAGTCCATCCTccttgatattaaaaaaaataatagtaagtgGTATGAAGAAGTATGTGTAAATCAGCAGGAGGTAGAAATGGAGAGTGATGAGGATTGTGATGAGTGA